Proteins from a genomic interval of Xiphias gladius isolate SHS-SW01 ecotype Sanya breed wild chromosome 23, ASM1685928v1, whole genome shotgun sequence:
- the gm2a gene encoding ganglioside GM2 activator, producing MAKSAMWSVTVSLVVAVAVSQVSGRRVANARILGFDWKNCGQPDLPAVLKTLTLSPDPIAIPGDLMASASGSTSVELAAPLALNVTLEKEVAGFWVKVPCVEELGSCHYQDACDLLNQLIPPGRDCPEPLHTYGLPCRCPFKAGSYSLPQSDFYLPYMDLPYWLTNGNYRVQGVLGSQGKELGCLKLALSVQSSRTTPNSLEV from the exons ATGGCTAAGTCGGCGATGTGGTCGGTGACAGTGAGTCTGGTCGTGGCCGTCGCTGTGTCTCAAGTGAGCGGCAGGAGAGTCGCCAACGCGCGG ATTTTGGGTTTTGACTGGAAGAACTGCGGGCAGCCTGATCTTCCAGCCGTGCTGAAAACTCTGACCCTGTCTCCAGACCCCATCGCCATACCAGGGGACCTGATGGCCTCCGCCTCTGGGTCCACATCTGTTGAACTGGCCGCACCCCTGGCT TTGAATGTGACCCTGGAGAAGGAGGTGGCCGGTTTCTGGGTGAAGGTCCCCTGTGTGGAGGAGTTGGGCAGTTGTCACTATCAGGACGCCTGCGATCTTCTGAACCAGCTGATCCCACCTGGTCGGGACTGTCCTGAGCCGCTGCACACCTACGGACTGCCCTGCCGCTGCCCCTTCAAAGCT ggCTCCTACTCTCTCCCCCAGTCAGACTTCTACCTGCCCTACATGGATCTGCCCTACTGGCTGACTAACGGGAACTATCGGGTCCAGGGAGTCCTGGGCAGCCAGGGCAAGGAGCTGGGCTGCCTCAAGCTCGCTCTCTCCGTTCAGTCCAGCCGAACGACACCAAACAGTCTGGAGGTTTGA